A region of the Chryseobacterium gotjawalense genome:
TATGCAAACCAATTTTTTCAGACAAATAGCCAATATCAACCTTGCAGGTGATTTACAAATCACATTTACCAAAACCATAGAAAACAATTATGTCGTTTCCGTATTGCTCAAAAACGAGCAATGCGGGGATGAAGCGAGGAAAACCATTCCGCCCTTGAATTTACGAGGAACTTCGGAAGAATTGGACAATGGTTTTTTTGAAAATATAACTACACCGCTACAAACTGCGTCGGGATTAATGGTTGATATGGAAAGTTTTATGAAGCAACTCGAACAAACCAAAAAGAACTCGGCGATGGAAAAGGAAAAATCCGACAAAGAGAAAAAAGACAAGGAAGCAAAAGAGAAAAAGTTTAAAGATGCTTTGCAAAAAGCCGAAGAACTTGAAAAAGAAGAAAAGTACAAAGAAGCTTGGTCTGCACTTCCCAAAGTTTCGGAGTTTCCCGATTACGCTGAAATTATCCGTAAAAAGCAGGATGAATGTGAAAGACATTTTGCCCCAAGTCTTTTTACTGAAAACCAGTCCTAAAATTTAATTTAAAAATCAAAAAGTTATGTTATTAGCAACCCAATTAGAAAGAGTTTTTATTATCAAAGACAACGGACAGGAAATCCGATTGACCGATCCCGAACCGAAATGGAGCGTAGAATCGGTGATGAATTTTTATGCCAACACTTACCCAATTCTAACCACCGCCAAAGTTTCTGAACCGAAAATCAAAGATGATATGATTCAGTACAAATTTGAAAGCGTGATGGGAACAAAAGGCTAAAATACTTCTTGCGATTGGCTTATAGCAATTTGCTTTAAAGCCAATCGTAATTTTCTAACAAAAATCAACAGACAACCAAAAATAAAAAATGAATGCAGCCAAAAACAATATCGGGTACAATAAAACCGCCCGAAGAAAAAAAACAGAAGCAACTTCACCGACAATTGGGAGAATTTGCAGATTGGATGAAACAGGAAAAAGACACTTCAGAAATCCAAAAAGACCAAAGGAAATCAGTTCCGATAGCGCAACTTCCAATGGTTTTCTGAAAGTTATTTTTCTGCCAAAACTGAAAGAAGATGAAACTGCAACAACTCAACAAAATGGCAAAAAAATTACCAAAACGGAAAGGGATTTTCACCAATCTCTTTCCCGATTGGCAAATCACTATGGAATAAACCCAATGCCGACAAAAGAGTTTGAATATCCTTGTAATATTGCGCTTTCACTGTTTGATACTGAAAAACAATTGAAAAGCAAAATCAAAAATTGGGATAATATTCGATTAATTCAGAAAGAGAACAAAACCTATTTCATCAGTGAAGAAAGATGCAGTACAGCCTCAACCCTTTTTTACATTCCTGTCATTCCGCTTTATAATATGCTAAAAGATAAAAAAAGAAAAAAATCAGCTCAATTACTTTTGTCTGTTTGTTCTTATTTATACCGAAATGCTGATGTTCCTTACTACCGACAAGAAAATTCTTATCTGTATTGGAATTATGAAATGCT
Encoded here:
- a CDS encoding prtrc system protein e, with product MQTNFFRQIANINLAGDLQITFTKTIENNYVVSVLLKNEQCGDEARKTIPPLNLRGTSEELDNGFFENITTPLQTASGLMVDMESFMKQLEQTKKNSAMEKEKSDKEKKDKEAKEKKFKDALQKAEELEKEEKYKEAWSALPKVSEFPDYAEIIRKKQDECERHFAPSLFTENQS
- a CDS encoding PRTRC system protein C; amino-acid sequence: MLLATQLERVFIIKDNGQEIRLTDPEPKWSVESVMNFYANTYPILTTAKVSEPKIKDDMIQYKFESVMGTKG